A window from Poecilia reticulata strain Guanapo unplaced genomic scaffold, Guppy_female_1.0+MT scaffold_513, whole genome shotgun sequence encodes these proteins:
- the LOC103461052 gene encoding netrin-G2-like, protein MPRSGDKAAAEGDKEDKQQQQTLPLIGSGCEKVNVCKEAENPYLCSDECDASNPDLAHPPQLMQDRERNGLITYWQTVTWGRHPEPLLANITMSWNKSLELTDDIQITFEYGRPTIMVLDKSMDHGRSWQPYQFYADDCQDAFNMQPKRVRDLSPTNLTRVICTEQYSRWVGSKNDKNVKFEVRERFALFAGPRLQNMDNLYTRMESMKGLRDFFTFTNLRMRLLRPALGGTYVQRDNLLKYFYAISNIEVPAR, encoded by the exons ATGCCAAGGAGCGGGGACAAAGCAGCGGCAGAGGGGGATAAGGAGGACAAG cagcagcaacagacGCTGCCCCTCATCGGCTCCGGATGTGAAAAAGTGAACGTCTGCAAAGAAGCG GAGAACCCATATTTGTGCAGCGACGAGTGTGATGCCTCCAACCCAGACTTGGCTCACCCTCCTCAGCTGATGCAGGACCGTGAACGCAATGGCCTCATCACCTACTGGCAGACGGTGACCTGGGGTCGACATCCAGAGCCCCTACTCGCCAACATCACCATGTCTTGGAACAAGAGTCTGGAGCTCACAGACGACATCCAGATCACGTTTGAATATGGCCGTCCCACAATCATGGTTCTGGATAAGTCCATGGACCACGGGCGCTCCTGGCAGCCCTACCAGTTCTACGCCGATGACTGCCAAGACGCCTTCAACATGCAGCCCAAACGAGTGCGTGACCTCTCACCCACAAACCTGACACGGGTCATTTGCACTGAGCAGTACTCGCGCTGGGTCGGCTCCAAGAACGATAAGAACGTGAAGTTCGAGGTGAGGGAGCGCTTTGCTCTGTTTGCAGGCCCCCGTCTGCAGAACATGGACAACCTGTACACCCGCATGGAAAGTATGAAGGGACTGAGGGACTTCTTTACCTTCACCAACCTGAGGATGAGGCTGCTACGGCCTGCACTCGGAGGCACCTACGTCCAGAGAGACAATCTGCTCAAGTACTTCTACGCAATCTCCAACATTGAGGTTCCTGCCAGGTGA